The Sediminispirochaeta smaragdinae DSM 11293 genome has a segment encoding these proteins:
- a CDS encoding ABC transporter permease subunit, with protein sequence MNILGIAKRKISGTSFLLVITIVMFIIMYFAGVLIYHEQGFGKMQTLMNMLIDNAGLIIAAAGMTIVIITGGIDISIGSVIGLVCMMLADMMQNHGMNAWLSIGLVLLFGVFFGIVQGWLIAYLKLQPFIVTLAGMFFCRGMTAMISVNQIAITGNQTFLDMATKNIYLFFGATVNKRGIKLYPFIHPSVIIALVALIAVWYILRYTKFGRGVFAIGGSEQSALLMGLNVRRIKMRAYVLNGFLAALAGFVFCLNTTSGFVEQARGFEMEAIASTVIGGTLLTGGVGTAIGSFFGVMIKATIETYIRSNGTLSSWWNKIVLSALLCFFIVLQSIFASLKSRRRI encoded by the coding sequence ATGAATATCCTCGGCATAGCGAAACGGAAAATAAGCGGAACCAGTTTTCTTTTGGTCATCACCATCGTTATGTTCATCATCATGTATTTCGCCGGTGTGCTCATCTATCATGAACAGGGCTTCGGCAAGATGCAGACCCTGATGAACATGCTCATCGATAATGCCGGGCTCATCATAGCGGCGGCCGGTATGACCATTGTCATCATTACCGGCGGGATCGATATCTCCATCGGTTCGGTAATCGGCCTTGTCTGCATGATGCTTGCGGACATGATGCAAAACCATGGCATGAACGCATGGCTTTCGATTGGCTTGGTTCTTCTCTTCGGCGTTTTCTTCGGTATCGTGCAGGGCTGGCTCATTGCCTATCTCAAGCTCCAACCCTTTATCGTGACCCTGGCGGGGATGTTCTTCTGCCGGGGGATGACCGCCATGATCAGCGTGAACCAGATCGCCATCACCGGTAATCAAACCTTTCTCGATATGGCGACGAAGAATATCTATCTCTTTTTCGGGGCTACGGTAAACAAACGGGGGATAAAACTCTATCCGTTTATCCATCCGAGCGTAATAATCGCTCTGGTGGCCCTTATAGCCGTCTGGTATATTCTGCGCTACACCAAGTTCGGCAGAGGCGTCTTCGCCATCGGCGGCAGCGAACAATCTGCCCTGCTTATGGGGCTGAATGTTCGCAGAATCAAGATGCGGGCCTATGTACTAAATGGTTTTCTTGCGGCCCTGGCGGGATTTGTCTTCTGTCTCAATACAACGAGCGGTTTTGTGGAACAGGCCAGGGGCTTTGAGATGGAGGCCATCGCCTCTACGGTGATCGGCGGAACCCTCCTTACCGGGGGGGTGGGAACGGCGATCGGCAGCTTCTTCGGGGTGATGATCAAGGCCACCATCGAGACCTATATCCGCAGCAACGGGACACTTTCCTCATGGTGGAACAAGATCGTCCTCTCGGCATTACTCTGCTTCTTTATCGTGCTGCAGAGCATCTTCGCAAGCCTGAAGAGCAGACGAAGAATATAA
- a CDS encoding ABC transporter permease codes for MRQQQIGIKAFIRAISHKQLFLPIFALCLVLLFNIIKTPAFFNISIQNGVLYGYIVDIINRASELIILSVGMTLVIASGGIDISVGAVSALAAAVCVRLLGSSYDFYATPLVLSILAACVAGLACGAFNGFLVAKMKIQAMVATLILFTAGRGIAQLISAREINGRMVPGQILYVRMDSFKNIGGFLPRVVVPTPVFIAIGVVLLAYLLLTRTALGLYIKSVGINSGAGRLVGINSVFITFLCYLICGLTASVAGVISASRIYSCDANNIGLYMELDAILAVAMGGNSLAGGKFSLAGSVIGAITIQALTTSLYAMGVTADQLPVYKAIVVVLIVAIQSSEFKRWLSIYKQKIQMRKAVAQ; via the coding sequence ATGAGACAGCAACAAATAGGCATAAAGGCCTTTATACGAGCGATAAGCCACAAACAGCTGTTCTTACCCATTTTTGCACTCTGCCTTGTGCTGCTTTTTAATATTATTAAGACCCCGGCGTTTTTCAATATCTCCATCCAGAATGGCGTTTTGTACGGCTATATCGTCGATATCATTAATCGTGCCAGTGAGCTGATTATTCTTTCCGTGGGGATGACCCTGGTTATCGCCTCGGGGGGGATAGATATTTCAGTCGGAGCGGTGAGCGCCCTTGCCGCGGCGGTTTGTGTTCGCCTTCTCGGCTCAAGCTACGATTTCTATGCCACCCCCCTGGTTTTGAGCATCCTTGCAGCTTGTGTCGCAGGACTCGCCTGCGGCGCCTTCAACGGTTTTCTGGTTGCGAAGATGAAGATTCAGGCAATGGTCGCCACCCTCATCCTCTTTACCGCCGGTAGGGGCATCGCCCAGCTCATCAGCGCCAGGGAGATCAACGGACGGATGGTTCCCGGCCAGATCCTCTATGTGCGCATGGATTCCTTCAAGAACATAGGGGGCTTTCTTCCCCGTGTCGTGGTGCCGACCCCCGTCTTCATTGCCATCGGAGTTGTGCTGCTTGCCTATCTTCTTTTGACGCGTACGGCGTTGGGACTCTACATAAAGTCCGTGGGTATCAATAGCGGGGCGGGTCGCCTTGTGGGTATCAATTCCGTCTTTATTACCTTTCTTTGCTACCTGATCTGCGGCTTGACGGCCTCTGTCGCCGGAGTCATCTCGGCAAGCCGTATCTACTCCTGCGATGCGAATAATATCGGGCTCTACATGGAACTCGACGCCATCCTTGCCGTAGCCATGGGAGGCAACAGCCTCGCCGGAGGGAAATTCAGTTTGGCAGGTTCGGTCATAGGAGCCATCACCATTCAGGCCCTTACCACGAGTCTGTATGCCATGGGTGTCACCGCCGACCAGCTGCCTGTCTACAAGGCTATTGTGGTGGTGCTTATTGTGGCGATCCAGTCGAGTGAGTTTAAACGATGGTTGTCGATCTATAAACAAAAAATCCAGATGAGAAAGGCAGTTGCACAATGA